One region of Mangifera indica cultivar Alphonso chromosome 3, CATAS_Mindica_2.1, whole genome shotgun sequence genomic DNA includes:
- the LOC123212098 gene encoding putative glucose-6-phosphate 1-epimerase, producing the protein MDHSTSSGDDKLFVEHCKGVNGLERVILREVRGSSAEVYLYGGQVTSWKNEYGEELLFVSSKATFKLPKAIRGGIPICFPQFGNHGSLEQHGFVRNRMWSIDHDPPPFPTSTANRAFIDLILKHSEEDVKIWPHRYEFRLRITLGPGGDLMLTSRIRNTNTNGKSFAFTFAYHTYFAVSDISEVRVEGLETLDYLDNLKGKERFTEQGDAITFESEVDKIYLSTPTKIAILDHERKRTFVLRKDGLPDAVVWNPWDKKAKAMTDFGDEEYKHMLCVEAACVEKPIVLKPGEEWKGRQEISTVPSSYCSGQLDPQKVLLSD; encoded by the exons ATGGATCACTCGACCTCCTCCGGCGACGACAAGCTTTTCGTCGAGCATTGTAAGGGCGTCAACGGCCTCGAGAGAGTCATTTTACGCGAGGTCCGTGGTTCATCTGCTGAG GTATATCTCTATGGAGGACAAGTAACATCTTGGAAGAATGAATATGGGGAAGAACTGCTTTTTGTTAGTAGCAAG gCTACTTTTAAACTTCCAAAGGCTATTCGTGGAGGCATTCCAATCTGCTTTCCTCAA TTTGGAAACCATGGCTCTCTTGAGCAACATGGATTTGTGAGGAACAGGATGTGGAGCATTGATCATGATCCTCCACCATTTCCTACAAGTACCGCGAACAGGGCCTTTATTGATTTAATCCTTAAGCACTCTGAAGAGGATGTGAAAATTTGGCCTCACAG ATATGAGTTTCGCCTAAGGATAACTCTTGGACCTGGAGGAGATTTGATGTTGACTTCTCGTATTCGAAATACAAATACTAATGGAAAATCATTTGCGTTTACATTTGCTTATCACACCTACTTTGCTGTTTCAGATATCAG TGAAGTGCGGGTAGAAGGATTAGAGACACTGGATTATCTGGACAACTTGAAGGGTAAAGAGCGATTTACTGAACAAGGGGATGCAATAACTTTTGAATCAGAA GTAGACAAGATATATCTGAGTACACCTACAAAAATTGCTATTCTGGACCATGAGAGAAAGCGTACATTTGTATTGCGAAAGGATGGACTTCCAGATGCTG TCGTCTGGAACCCATGGGATAAGAAAGCAAAGGCAATGACTGATTTTGGTGATGAAGAGTATAAGCATATGCTGTGTGTAGAGGCTGCGTGTGTTGAAAAGCCAATTGTGCTGAAACCTGGTGAAGAGTGGAAAGGCCGACAGGAGATCTCTACCGTTCCTTCTAGTTACTGTAGCGGCCAACTTGATCCACAAAAAGTACTCCTAAGTGATTAG
- the LOC123210907 gene encoding uncharacterized protein LOC123210907, with translation MHRPQLHSRLNLVEVKAQLVKRLGPDRSKLYFFYLDKLLSLKLSKVEFNQLCLRVIGRENVKIHNQLIRSILKNACNAKVPPSGSTQYGDGLGFTSDGYQQNRDVSPWGAQSGVSVGSDGKVEFSQQSTITGNNVVLENGDLGSHEIQKPWQNHQVVSKKMNNEGKIGLCHPAKEKVSADGLPSVDSNGQGEVLVGDGIELSTRSPIQAPLGLPLCSFSVGRARKASHLASSGRCFSSYDSGGLLDTETLKKRMQNIAAAEGLEGVSVDCANFLNIGLDIYLKRLIRSSIELVGARCGHDLMPKNISNYHNHAKRSGVFPGYHFHMQSNSRPLEEMIEHRHDLLTSSLDFKVAMWLKPQQLGEDWPLILEKICTHSLNE, from the coding sequence ATGCATCGGCCTCAGCTGCATTCACGGCTCAATCTTGTTGAGGTGAAAGCTCAGTTAGTAAAGAGACTTGGGCCAGATAGGTCAAagctgtattttttttatttggataaGTTGTTGAGTTTGAAGCTAAGCAAAGTTGAGTTCAATCAGCTCTGTTTGAGGGTTATTGGGAGAGAGAATGTTAAGATTCATAATCAATTAATACGTTCAATATTGAAAAATGCTTGTAATGCAAAAGTTCCACCTTCTGGATCGACTCAATATGGTGATGGTCTTGGATTTACCAGTGATGGGTATCAACAAAACAGGGATGTTTCTCCTTGGGGGGCACAATCAGGAGTCTCTGTTGGTTCTGATGGAAAGGTAGAATTTTCTCAGCAATCAACAATTACAGGTAATAATGTGGTTTTGGAAAATGGAGATTTGGGTTCTCATGAAATACAGAAGCCGTGGCAGAATCATCAGGTTGTCTCCAAGAAAATGAACAATGAGGGGAAGATTGGGCTTTGTCACCCTGCCAAAGAAAAAGTATCTGCTGATGGTTTACCATCTGTAGATAGCAATGGGCAAGGTGAAGTATTAGTTGGAGATGGAATAGAGTTATCCACTAGAAGTCCTATTCAAGCACCGCTTGGATTACCACTATGCTCATTTAGTGTGGGTAGAGCCCGCAAGGCATCACATTTAGCAAGCAGTGGTAGATGCTTTAGCTCCTATGACAGTGGTGGACTGCTTGACACTGAGACACTGAAGAAGCGCATGCAAAACATTGCTGCAGCAGAAGGCCTTGAAGGTGTATCAGTTGACTGTGCTAACTTTTTGAACATTGGACTGGATATATACTTGAAGAGGTTGATCAGGTCTTCCATTGAACTGGTAGGAGCCAGATGTGGGCATGACTTGATGCCAAAAAATATCAGCAATTACCATAATCATGCAAAGCGAAGTGGTGTCTTCCCAGGTTATCACTTTCACATGCAAAGTAACAGTAGGCCTTTGGAAGAAATGATTGAACATAGACACGATCTCCTAACATCTTCACTCGATTTCAAGGTTGCCATGTGGCTGAAACCACAGCAGCTTGGAGAAGACTGGCCATTGATCCTTGAGAAAATTTGCACACATTCACTCAATGAATAA